In one window of Atribacterota bacterium DNA:
- a CDS encoding ABC transporter ATP-binding protein: MNKKKELLKVNNLKTSFFTHEGIVKAVDAVSFSLNKGETLGIVGESGSGKSVTALSIMRLIPQPPGKIVSGEIIFEGKNLCTLNEREMRKIRGCKISMIFQEPMTSLDPVFTIGHEIVETILLHQNLTKKGAYEKAVQMLEVVGIPDADKRMKNYPHELSGGMRQRVMIAMALSCNPALLIADEPTTALDVTIQAQILRLMNELKKEFNTSVLMITHDLGVISEMCDYVAVMYAGHIVEYTDIYTIFEKSLHPYTRGLNRSIPRMDKETKVLDTIKGVVPNLLHLPPGCPFASRCDYAYERCFKEMPELIEVEPDHLVKCHLVEEEYITKK; this comes from the coding sequence ATGAATAAAAAGAAAGAATTATTAAAAGTAAACAATTTAAAGACATCTTTCTTTACTCATGAAGGAATAGTAAAAGCAGTTGATGCTGTTAGCTTTTCCCTGAATAAAGGAGAAACATTGGGAATTGTTGGAGAATCTGGCTCAGGCAAAAGCGTAACAGCTTTATCTATTATGCGTTTGATTCCACAACCTCCGGGTAAAATAGTCAGTGGTGAAATAATCTTCGAGGGTAAAAACCTGTGTACTTTAAATGAAAGAGAAATGCGTAAGATTCGCGGTTGCAAAATATCAATGATTTTTCAGGAACCAATGACTTCCCTGGACCCTGTTTTCACTATCGGACATGAAATTGTCGAGACCATTTTATTGCATCAGAATCTTACAAAAAAAGGAGCTTATGAAAAAGCGGTTCAGATGCTTGAGGTAGTGGGAATTCCCGATGCTGATAAAAGGATGAAAAATTATCCTCATGAGCTATCCGGGGGTATGCGTCAGAGAGTTATGATAGCCATGGCTTTATCATGTAACCCGGCTTTGTTGATAGCAGATGAACCTACTACCGCACTGGATGTAACTATACAGGCACAAATTCTTCGCCTGATGAATGAATTAAAAAAAGAATTTAATACTTCTGTACTAATGATTACTCATGATTTGGGAGTAATCTCTGAAATGTGTGATTATGTGGCGGTAATGTATGCCGGTCATATCGTAGAATATACCGATATCTATACTATATTTGAGAAATCATTACACCCTTACACCAGGGGATTAAATAGATCTATCCCCAGAATGGATAAAGAAACAAAGGTTTTAGATACTATAAAGGGAGTTGTGCCTAATTTACTTCATCTTCCGCCAGGTTGTCCATTTGCTTCCAGGTGTGATTACGCTTACGAAAGATGCTTTAAAGAGATGCCGGAATTAATTGAGGTAGAGCCAGATCATCTGGTTAAATGTCACCTGGTTGAAGAAGAATATATTACAAAGAAATAA